A genomic region of Desulfosarcina ovata subsp. ovata contains the following coding sequences:
- a CDS encoding FecCD family ABC transporter permease: MKRAVAIPVLVAVVGVTALVSLTLGRYPVSLSDLAHFLGLPFFGSPALSDRKIQIIKNLLFDIRLPRVSAAMLIGASLSVSGAVFQSMFINPLVSPGLLGVLAGASFGAAVGMILAESWWVVQVSAFFFGLVAVSAALAMSTLNRGERLLMLILGGIISGALFTSLLSVVKYLADPYEQLPAIIYWLMGSLTAVDRTTVFSVCGPMVGAIVILILLSGYLNIMSMGDEEARALGVNVGLLRLGFIFLATVISALTVVLGGIIGWVGLLIPHIARMLVGPDNRILLPSAALIGAAYLLIADNIARLLFSVEIPIGILTSLVGIPFFAFVLRRTKKGSH; the protein is encoded by the coding sequence ATGAAGCGGGCTGTCGCCATACCGGTTCTCGTGGCGGTCGTCGGCGTGACCGCCCTGGTTTCCCTCACCCTGGGACGCTATCCGGTGAGTCTTTCCGATCTGGCCCATTTTCTCGGTCTTCCTTTTTTCGGGTCACCGGCGTTGTCGGATCGAAAAATTCAAATCATCAAAAACCTTTTGTTCGACATCCGCCTGCCGCGGGTGTCGGCCGCCATGCTCATCGGTGCGTCCCTGTCGGTCTCCGGCGCGGTTTTCCAATCCATGTTCATCAACCCCCTGGTATCGCCGGGGCTTCTGGGAGTGCTGGCCGGCGCTTCCTTCGGGGCCGCCGTCGGTATGATTTTGGCTGAAAGCTGGTGGGTCGTTCAGGTCAGTGCCTTCTTTTTCGGGCTGGTCGCCGTATCGGCGGCGTTGGCCATGTCCACGCTCAACCGGGGAGAACGGCTCCTGATGCTGATTCTGGGCGGCATCATCAGCGGTGCCCTGTTTACTTCCCTGCTCTCCGTGGTCAAATACCTGGCCGACCCCTATGAACAGCTGCCGGCCATCATTTACTGGCTCATGGGCAGCCTGACGGCCGTGGATCGGACAACGGTCTTCTCGGTCTGCGGCCCCATGGTCGGCGCGATTGTCATCCTTATCCTGCTTTCCGGATATCTCAATATCATGAGCATGGGAGACGAAGAGGCCCGGGCCCTGGGGGTCAACGTGGGGCTGCTGCGTCTCGGTTTCATCTTTCTGGCCACCGTCATCAGCGCCCTGACCGTGGTGCTGGGCGGCATCATCGGCTGGGTGGGACTGCTCATTCCTCACATCGCCCGCATGCTCGTCGGGCCGGACAACCGTATCCTTCTGCCGTCGGCCGCCCTCATCGGAGCCGCCTATCTGTTGATCGCCGATAACATCGCCCGGCTCCTGTTCAGTGTTGAAATTCCCATCGGTATTTTGACCTCTTTGGTCGGCATCCCCTTTTTCGCTTTCGTGTTGCGCAGAACCAAGAAAGGATCGCATTGA
- a CDS encoding ABC transporter substrate-binding protein encodes MFRPYDTADTDWSKQVRKTACRLSIIVILLWTVGTAPAQARQITDMAGRTVTVPDVIGKIYGTSPPATLMAYAMDPSLVAGLNMPIKPDDAPYLDPRMTSRPVVGGWFGQGRVASMETLLALQPDIILVWWWQHSAMDEKMANTLAPLGIPVVYMALNQLADYPEAFDFLGMLLHREARAGMLGSYARQTLAESERVRRAIPDDARVSVYYAEEADGLSTECHTSVHAELIPLSGGENVHRCIQRTRVGKQKVSMEQILNYDPQVIVAHERLFFKHIAADPKWQNIRAVQQGRVYRIPSRPFNWFDRPPSFMRLLGLKWMLHHLYPDHTAIDIVSETRQFYRLFLNVDLDEAAARKLLAP; translated from the coding sequence ATGTTTCGCCCCTACGATACAGCCGATACCGATTGGAGCAAGCAGGTGAGAAAAACAGCGTGTCGTTTATCGATCATCGTCATTCTCTTATGGACCGTGGGAACCGCCCCCGCCCAGGCCCGCCAGATTACCGACATGGCCGGGCGCACGGTCACGGTTCCGGATGTCATCGGCAAAATTTACGGCACCTCGCCGCCGGCGACGCTGATGGCCTATGCCATGGATCCCTCCCTGGTGGCCGGATTGAACATGCCCATCAAGCCCGATGACGCGCCGTACCTGGACCCGCGGATGACCAGCCGGCCCGTGGTCGGCGGCTGGTTCGGCCAGGGACGGGTCGCCAGCATGGAAACGCTTCTGGCGTTGCAGCCGGATATCATTCTGGTCTGGTGGTGGCAGCACTCGGCCATGGACGAGAAAATGGCGAACACCTTGGCGCCGCTGGGCATTCCGGTGGTGTACATGGCGCTGAACCAGCTTGCCGATTATCCCGAGGCCTTCGATTTCCTGGGGATGCTGCTTCACCGGGAAGCGCGGGCCGGCATGCTCGGCAGCTATGCGCGGCAGACCCTTGCCGAGTCAGAGCGGGTGCGCAGGGCCATCCCGGATGATGCCAGGGTGTCGGTTTACTACGCCGAGGAAGCGGACGGCCTTTCCACCGAATGCCATACCTCCGTGCATGCCGAGCTGATCCCATTGAGCGGGGGCGAGAATGTTCACCGCTGCATCCAGCGCACCCGGGTCGGCAAGCAGAAAGTCTCCATGGAACAGATCCTGAATTACGACCCCCAGGTGATCGTTGCCCACGAACGTCTCTTCTTCAAACATATCGCCGCCGATCCGAAATGGCAGAACATCCGGGCCGTGCAACAAGGACGCGTCTACCGGATTCCGAGCCGGCCGTTCAACTGGTTCGATCGCCCGCCCTCCTTCATGCGCCTTCTGGGATTGAAATGGATGCTGCACCATCTCTATCCGGACCACACGGCCATCGACATCGTTTCCGAAACGCGGCAGTTCTACCGGCTGTTTCTCAATGTCGACCTGGACGAAGCGGCCGCCAGGAAGCTGCTGGCGCCATGA
- a CDS encoding class I SAM-dependent methyltransferase — MQSNGRHSLSPVYPLIAQQVVDDYQVTRGTCVDIGTGPGHVGIELAKITDLEIYFVDLKPEVLAKAEHHVSECSLDNRVHFLEADVCQLPFCDHFADLVVSRGSLWFWDDQVKGLQEIHRVLKPGAIAFVGGGLGRYTPPSMRKRLKGQGRKMMEKHGGAKFLKGAELGQLLSDTGLDGCRLVADEKDQPATWIEIRKPSAETILL, encoded by the coding sequence ATGCAGTCCAACGGCCGCCATTCGCTATCGCCGGTTTATCCACTGATCGCCCAGCAGGTTGTCGACGACTATCAGGTAACCCGCGGCACGTGTGTCGATATCGGCACCGGCCCCGGCCATGTTGGCATCGAATTGGCCAAAATCACCGACCTGGAAATCTACTTCGTGGATCTGAAGCCCGAGGTTCTGGCCAAAGCCGAACACCATGTTTCCGAATGCAGCCTGGACAACAGGGTCCACTTTCTGGAAGCCGATGTCTGTCAGCTGCCCTTCTGCGACCATTTTGCCGACCTCGTGGTCAGTCGTGGATCGCTCTGGTTCTGGGACGACCAGGTCAAAGGATTGCAGGAAATTCATCGCGTCCTGAAACCCGGTGCCATCGCCTTTGTCGGTGGCGGTCTGGGGCGCTATACGCCGCCCAGCATGCGCAAGCGGCTCAAAGGCCAGGGCCGCAAGATGATGGAAAAGCACGGCGGCGCCAAATTCCTGAAAGGCGCCGAGCTCGGTCAATTGCTCAGCGATACCGGCCTGGACGGTTGCCGACTCGTCGCCGATGAGAAAGATCAGCCGGCGACGTGGATAGAAATCCGTAAACCTTCTGCGGAAACGATACTACTGTAA
- a CDS encoding ABC transporter substrate-binding protein, whose product MASILLHCPLNISRSLGQMMEDFCRTWQKKNGLDVTIQTQPHRPDETSLFQTCLDQGRFPDLTLGHVNDFADLPDGELPAYFRSLPGRYPVRRELAEQGFQDPAGYFHPFVVIPFAIFYNHQLLGEDDVPGRWEDLLNARWHKKILMPDAFRVVSKVIDAFMQADFPDHIEQFRENAVQKGAPPEVVTAVDEGQYPIGITNIAFARISRHKNTRVIWPRDGLFCMPQVMVFSRQAPDAMLEIGDFLMSPTVQEYLSVQSFVPASPDVSLHSLVAENHCNLRWKGWSAFLSAVGEKHT is encoded by the coding sequence ATGGCAAGCATTCTACTGCACTGCCCGCTCAACATCAGCCGGTCGCTCGGCCAGATGATGGAAGACTTCTGCCGGACGTGGCAGAAAAAAAACGGCCTGGACGTCACCATCCAGACCCAGCCCCACCGTCCCGATGAAACCAGTCTGTTCCAGACCTGTCTGGATCAGGGACGGTTTCCCGACCTGACGCTTGGCCATGTCAACGATTTCGCCGATCTGCCGGACGGAGAGCTGCCAGCCTATTTTCGTTCCCTGCCCGGGCGCTATCCCGTCAGAAGGGAGCTGGCCGAACAGGGATTCCAGGATCCAGCGGGCTATTTCCACCCGTTTGTCGTCATCCCCTTTGCGATTTTTTACAATCACCAGCTGCTTGGAGAGGATGACGTCCCCGGCCGGTGGGAAGATCTTCTCAATGCCCGCTGGCACAAAAAAATCCTCATGCCGGATGCCTTCCGGGTGGTCTCCAAAGTGATCGATGCCTTCATGCAGGCGGATTTCCCCGACCATATCGAACAATTCAGGGAAAACGCGGTTCAGAAAGGGGCGCCCCCCGAAGTGGTCACGGCCGTGGATGAGGGACAGTACCCCATCGGCATCACCAATATCGCTTTCGCGCGGATCTCCCGTCATAAAAACACCCGCGTCATCTGGCCCCGCGACGGCCTCTTCTGCATGCCCCAGGTGATGGTTTTCAGCCGCCAGGCACCGGATGCCATGCTGGAAATCGGCGATTTTCTCATGTCCCCGACGGTTCAGGAGTATCTCTCCGTACAGAGTTTTGTCCCGGCGTCCCCGGATGTGTCCCTTCATTCGCTGGTGGCCGAGAACCACTGCAACCTGCGCTGGAAGGGCTGGTCCGCGTTTCTTTCGGCCGTAGGCGAGAAGCACACCTAG
- a CDS encoding ATP-binding cassette domain-containing protein: MLQKITVMGGVDKNGHPEPIRRLDIHPGEVLAVVGPTGAGKTQLIADIEQYREGEAPTGRQVLIDGHPYAHDPLNPGPRHLVAEVSQKMNFIIDTTVEAFLARHARVRAIASPETVINTVLTVANQLAGEPLSPTDNLTRLSGGQARALMVGDVALISNAPVVLVDEIENAGIDRLSAMAILSAHGKMVLVVTHDPTLMLMAGRRVIMKNGGMHQLHRTTPAEIAIMETLAAREKDISRLRDTLRSGQQITDNVPNKETQETWQAFYCTARSTSAGRSAR, translated from the coding sequence ATGCTGCAAAAAATAACGGTCATGGGCGGGGTTGACAAAAACGGCCATCCGGAGCCGATTCGCCGGCTGGACATCCATCCCGGCGAGGTACTGGCCGTTGTCGGACCGACCGGCGCCGGCAAAACGCAGCTGATCGCCGACATCGAGCAGTATCGGGAAGGCGAAGCGCCCACCGGAAGGCAAGTTCTCATTGATGGCCATCCGTATGCCCATGACCCCTTAAATCCGGGACCGCGCCATCTGGTGGCCGAAGTCTCCCAGAAAATGAATTTTATCATCGATACGACGGTCGAGGCCTTTTTGGCCCGGCACGCCCGGGTCCGGGCGATTGCCTCCCCCGAGACCGTGATCAACACGGTCCTGACCGTGGCCAACCAATTGGCCGGCGAACCGTTGTCCCCCACGGACAACCTGACCCGGCTCAGTGGCGGTCAGGCACGGGCCCTGATGGTCGGCGATGTCGCCTTGATCAGTAACGCTCCCGTGGTGCTGGTCGACGAGATCGAGAACGCCGGCATCGATCGCCTCAGTGCCATGGCAATCCTTTCGGCCCATGGCAAAATGGTGCTGGTGGTCACCCACGATCCGACGCTGATGCTGATGGCCGGACGCCGGGTGATCATGAAAAACGGGGGCATGCACCAACTGCATCGCACCACCCCGGCGGAAATCGCCATCATGGAAACATTGGCCGCCCGGGAGAAAGATATTTCGCGCCTGCGGGACACCCTACGCAGCGGCCAACAAATTACCGACAACGTTCCCAACAAGGAGACACAGGAGACATGGCAAGCATTCTACTGCACTGCCCGCTCAACATCAGCCGGTCGCTCGGCCAGATGA
- a CDS encoding GTP-binding protein, whose translation MSLRFVIVAGPPSSGKTSAMLHTIAHLKKSGMPVAACKIDCLETADDRRYRQLGIPVAIGLSEYLCPDHFYAVNLEEVWSWARQQNAEVLILETAGLCHRCAPAVEGCLTICVIDNLVGLETPKKIGPMLSTADIIAITKGDMVSQAEKEVFRDAVETVNPGARVIHVNGLSGQGSLALKRAILATRPLEKITGQALRYSMPAATCSYCAGETIVGGSFQMGNIKKIDFGESESCCKK comes from the coding sequence TTGTCTCTTCGTTTCGTCATCGTTGCCGGCCCCCCGTCCTCCGGAAAAACATCGGCGATGCTGCATACCATCGCGCATCTCAAAAAATCCGGGATGCCGGTGGCCGCGTGCAAGATCGATTGCCTGGAAACCGCGGATGACCGGCGCTACCGCCAGCTCGGTATTCCGGTAGCGATCGGGCTCAGCGAGTACCTGTGTCCGGACCATTTCTATGCCGTCAACCTGGAAGAGGTATGGTCCTGGGCCCGCCAGCAGAATGCCGAAGTGCTGATCCTGGAAACCGCCGGACTCTGCCACCGCTGCGCCCCGGCCGTGGAAGGCTGCCTGACCATTTGCGTGATCGACAATCTGGTCGGGCTGGAAACCCCCAAAAAAATCGGCCCCATGCTGAGCACGGCGGACATTATCGCCATCACCAAAGGCGATATGGTTTCCCAGGCCGAAAAAGAGGTGTTCCGTGATGCGGTGGAGACCGTCAACCCCGGCGCCCGGGTCATCCACGTCAACGGTCTCAGCGGCCAGGGCAGCCTGGCCCTGAAACGGGCCATCCTCGCCACCCGCCCCCTTGAGAAGATCACCGGCCAGGCCCTGAGATATTCCATGCCGGCGGCCACTTGCTCCTATTGCGCCGGGGAAACCATTGTCGGCGGGTCGTTCCAGATGGGCAACATCAAGAAAATCGATTTTGGAGAATCTGAGTCATGCTGCAAAAAATAA
- a CDS encoding TonB-dependent receptor, translated as MEKRTYGHSSGPIHTFLLLATLFSITAQSHAEEAAHSETTVQTLLPVYVIEKQDATTTIIPSESAVGTEEIIGKKTIDIQGGAEQLNPYKAISMQPGVDIRSNDAFGMDVSHRIRGKSDRNIGETVEGLPVKGIGPGGGLSTMIDLENIESISLSKGAVTADSGFGYGSDNGMVDMHVRQPADESHGTAKQVLGSDAFTRSFIRLDSGQMGRVAKMFVSGSYTEADKWKGSGDSPDGRKNVAVGLSGTADQPIQWELYGMYNKNKRHSYRGLSYEQTRDLSANKDFDYNSSLTGDSATDAYYYDYNRLNFETSTVFGKIAVPFNERCSLTIKPYYLHDRGTWYLGSSGKVIDWSVDHDTMGGVIEYRRAIDRGEIKAGYWYQEDEAPGPPTSRKYRSTDDLAFLGWERLVEVDNHKFSSPFVTAEKTIGATTLVAGLRYLWLTQPDLTSYDVTGLPDVDYDDALALDPDVQLHVDGQTHEIFLPNIGITHLFQETLQLRASYGRTYNTPQYSLGKQITALQAKGLSDTELQAIWDSIEPETGDNFDLGLNYTFGRGFISPTLFYSLVKNVGGSFYDPDLELTYTRNSAEAQSYGVELAAGCTLTPELNLSAAVTYTQYEFTSDIEAAGGSTIESEGHQIPNVPEWMVNLSLNWEKNGYRVAPTVRYLGERYVDVENKYSLGAYFLVDLALSKTFKLTPKQALTVSLSVTNLLDKEYISDISASDASIGQDTTYTVGAPQTFFIALQYDI; from the coding sequence ATGGAAAAGCGTACGTATGGCCACAGTTCCGGCCCGATTCATACCTTTCTTTTACTGGCAACCCTCTTTTCGATTACCGCCCAAAGCCACGCGGAAGAGGCGGCCCATTCAGAAACGACGGTCCAAACCCTTCTTCCGGTATATGTAATTGAGAAGCAGGACGCCACGACGACGATAATCCCTTCTGAATCGGCTGTGGGGACCGAGGAAATCATTGGCAAAAAAACAATCGATATCCAGGGCGGCGCGGAACAGCTCAATCCGTATAAGGCCATTTCCATGCAGCCTGGTGTGGATATCCGCAGTAATGACGCGTTCGGTATGGATGTGTCCCATCGGATCCGCGGCAAATCGGATCGCAACATCGGGGAAACCGTCGAAGGGTTGCCGGTCAAGGGCATCGGACCGGGGGGTGGGTTAAGCACGATGATAGACCTTGAGAACATCGAATCCATTTCGCTTTCCAAAGGCGCTGTTACGGCGGACAGCGGCTTCGGCTATGGCAGCGATAACGGAATGGTGGACATGCATGTCCGGCAACCCGCCGACGAAAGCCACGGGACGGCCAAGCAGGTCCTGGGAAGCGATGCCTTCACCCGCAGTTTCATCCGCCTGGATAGCGGTCAAATGGGCCGGGTGGCCAAAATGTTCGTATCCGGTTCCTACACGGAAGCCGACAAATGGAAGGGAAGCGGTGATTCGCCGGATGGTCGCAAGAATGTCGCCGTCGGTCTTTCCGGCACCGCCGACCAGCCCATTCAATGGGAACTTTACGGTATGTACAATAAAAACAAGAGACATTCCTACCGAGGACTGAGTTACGAGCAGACCCGGGATCTGTCAGCCAACAAGGATTTCGACTACAATTCCTCACTGACCGGGGACAGCGCCACGGACGCCTATTACTACGATTACAATCGCCTCAATTTTGAAACCAGCACCGTTTTCGGGAAAATCGCCGTTCCCTTTAACGAGCGCTGCTCCCTTACCATCAAGCCATACTACCTGCACGACCGGGGAACGTGGTACTTGGGAAGCAGTGGCAAGGTGATCGATTGGTCGGTCGATCATGACACCATGGGGGGCGTGATCGAGTACCGTCGCGCCATCGACCGGGGCGAAATCAAGGCCGGGTACTGGTACCAGGAAGACGAAGCGCCCGGGCCGCCCACCTCCAGAAAGTACCGTTCCACAGACGACCTTGCGTTTTTGGGCTGGGAACGGTTGGTGGAGGTGGACAATCACAAGTTCAGCAGCCCCTTTGTAACCGCGGAGAAAACCATTGGCGCGACGACACTGGTGGCGGGTCTGCGATATCTGTGGCTGACCCAGCCCGATTTGACCAGTTACGATGTCACCGGACTTCCCGATGTGGACTATGACGATGCGCTGGCGCTCGATCCGGATGTCCAGCTTCACGTGGATGGCCAGACCCATGAGATTTTTCTCCCCAATATCGGGATCACTCATCTTTTTCAGGAAACCCTCCAGCTTCGGGCGAGCTACGGCAGGACCTACAATACCCCGCAATACAGTCTCGGGAAACAGATCACCGCCCTCCAGGCCAAGGGCCTGAGCGACACTGAGCTCCAGGCCATCTGGGACAGCATCGAACCGGAAACCGGCGATAACTTCGATCTGGGGCTGAACTATACCTTCGGCCGGGGGTTCATCTCACCGACCCTATTCTATTCCCTGGTAAAAAATGTGGGCGGCAGCTTCTACGACCCCGACCTCGAACTGACCTATACCCGGAACTCGGCCGAAGCCCAATCCTACGGCGTCGAGTTGGCGGCGGGCTGCACCCTCACCCCGGAGTTGAACCTCAGCGCGGCGGTAACCTATACCCAATATGAATTCACCAGCGATATCGAGGCGGCCGGCGGATCGACCATCGAATCCGAGGGGCACCAGATCCCGAATGTTCCCGAATGGATGGTCAACCTCTCGCTGAACTGGGAGAAAAACGGCTATCGGGTCGCGCCGACCGTCCGCTACCTGGGTGAGCGATATGTGGATGTGGAAAACAAGTACTCCCTGGGCGCCTACTTCCTGGTCGATCTGGCGCTGAGCAAAACATTCAAGTTAACCCCAAAGCAGGCACTCACCGTCTCGCTTTCGGTGACCAACCTGCTGGACAAGGAATACATCTCGGATATTTCGGCCTCGGATGCGTCCATCGGCCAGGACACGACCTACACCGTCGGCGCGCCACAGACATTTTTCATCGCTTTGCAATACGATATTTAA
- a CDS encoding DUF364 domain-containing protein, producing the protein MKSTHHGADTLLTETVTHLRSMLGPEMEQLTVERAVIGIFFSGIQLSNGEGGICFTPVKEIPEAVCCPSSARAMPNSGKLVGQPVGYYIQRMQQGGPLQKALGIAVLNALSATCWRLTPPESYQLIHGVDPVENRTIDKDAEVVVIGALVPYFRMLKRREKPFTILEKDPRTLKPDEMEYFQPQENAGKYIAAADLLIITGTTLINDTLEGILDQMKTGAKAVLVGPTASMLPDAFFSRGITSIGGIMVTDTGRLLDTLAEAGSGYHFYGKSAERLVIEKHTD; encoded by the coding sequence GTGAAATCCACGCACCATGGGGCCGACACGTTGTTAACGGAAACAGTAACCCATTTACGCTCGATGCTGGGACCGGAAATGGAACAATTGACGGTCGAACGTGCCGTCATCGGAATATTCTTCTCAGGCATCCAATTGTCCAACGGCGAGGGCGGCATCTGTTTTACGCCGGTCAAGGAGATTCCCGAAGCGGTCTGCTGCCCCAGTTCGGCGCGGGCCATGCCGAACTCCGGCAAACTGGTAGGACAGCCGGTCGGGTACTACATCCAACGCATGCAGCAGGGCGGGCCGCTGCAGAAAGCCCTGGGCATCGCCGTTCTCAACGCCCTGTCCGCCACCTGCTGGCGCCTTACCCCGCCCGAGTCCTACCAGCTGATCCATGGCGTCGATCCGGTTGAGAACAGAACCATCGATAAGGATGCCGAAGTCGTCGTGATCGGCGCCCTGGTGCCCTATTTCCGTATGCTCAAACGCCGGGAGAAGCCGTTCACCATTCTGGAAAAGGATCCTCGCACGCTCAAACCCGACGAAATGGAATATTTCCAACCCCAGGAAAACGCCGGCAAGTATATCGCTGCCGCGGATCTGTTGATCATCACCGGCACCACGCTGATCAACGACACCCTTGAAGGCATCCTTGATCAGATGAAAACCGGCGCCAAAGCGGTGCTGGTCGGCCCCACGGCCAGCATGCTGCCGGATGCATTTTTCAGCCGCGGCATCACATCCATCGGCGGCATCATGGTCACCGATACGGGCCGGCTGCTCGACACCCTGGCGGAGGCAGGCTCCGGCTACCATTTCTATGGCAAATCGGCGGAACGCCTGGTGATCGAGAAACACACGGATTAG